One Paenisporosarcina sp. FSL H8-0542 genomic region harbors:
- a CDS encoding GGDEF domain-containing protein has protein sequence MIAYIGDIAKEIPKVPFGTPCHQVDQIFHNDLSLQGIVITEQNSATALITRTNFYQKMGTQYGYNLYIKKPIEILANNNPLIVNFFTSIVDVSKLAMDRSEEEIYDDVIIQLDDIIVGVVSIKSLLMKVSDIQVEFASYLNPLTRLPGNIIINQNLNKVLEHKKEFSLLYIDLDRFKAYNDYYGFKKGDEILQITADLLTNSLDNEESFLGHIGGDDFIVLFNHYYYEDYCDRVINAFDEQIKKFYTNEHLKENFIYTTNREYQMEKIPLVSISIAVVTNEHEEFTCVEDIVSEATRLKKICKMKSESCFYVKPVLV, from the coding sequence ATGATTGCTTATATCGGAGATATTGCTAAAGAAATACCTAAGGTACCTTTTGGAACGCCTTGTCACCAGGTGGACCAAATTTTTCATAACGATTTAAGTCTGCAAGGCATTGTTATCACTGAGCAAAATTCAGCTACAGCCTTAATTACTAGAACTAATTTTTATCAAAAAATGGGTACACAATATGGTTATAACCTTTACATTAAGAAGCCTATTGAAATATTAGCCAATAATAATCCATTGATTGTGAACTTTTTCACTTCCATTGTTGATGTCAGTAAGTTAGCGATGGATAGATCCGAAGAAGAAATATATGATGACGTAATTATACAATTAGACGATATAATCGTCGGTGTAGTGAGTATTAAAAGCCTTTTAATGAAAGTTTCTGACATACAAGTTGAGTTTGCTAGTTATTTAAATCCCCTGACTAGGCTGCCAGGAAACATTATTATTAATCAAAATCTAAACAAAGTTTTGGAGCATAAAAAAGAGTTTAGTCTCTTATATATAGATTTAGACCGTTTCAAAGCTTATAACGATTATTATGGCTTTAAAAAAGGAGACGAAATTCTTCAGATAACTGCAGATCTATTAACTAACTCACTTGATAATGAAGAAAGTTTTTTAGGTCATATCGGAGGCGACGATTTTATTGTTCTCTTTAACCATTACTACTATGAAGATTACTGTGACAGAGTAATCAATGCATTTGATGAGCAAATCAAAAAGTTTTATACCAATGAGCATCTAAAAGAAAATTTTATCTATACCACAAATCGTGAGTATCAAATGGAAAAGATTCCGTTAGTTTCTATATCGATTGCCGTCGTTACAAACGAGCATGAAGAATTTACCTGTGTTGAAGATATTGTCTCGGAGGCTACTCGATTAAAAAAAATATGCAAAATGAAAAGTGAAAGCTGTTTCTACGTCAAACCAGTATTAGTCTAA
- a CDS encoding EAL domain-containing protein codes for MFKYLRYLHSNHNFVIQEFKKSEEFKGLISKQKITTVFQPILSLVENETIGYEILNRPEITSLFPSTEKFYDYVGQSDNVFMVEAFLRNLSLERYSEQLEHSQEYKNRLVFLNIQPQVLTDSAYRSGKTLELLDKFNLSPSQVVLEMTEKEAVIDYNRFEKIIENYRLQGFRVAVDDAGTGYNSLKTLAYLKPEFIKIDKSLIRNINIQPAQQQLVELLVEFALQSKTDVIAEGIETLSELEFIQKLGVHFGQGYALGKPNPLLKNGIVPLTQSPIVTPANLYRAK; via the coding sequence ATGTTTAAATATTTACGATATTTACATAGTAACCATAATTTTGTTATTCAAGAATTTAAAAAAAGTGAAGAGTTTAAGGGACTTATTAGTAAGCAAAAGATAACAACTGTATTTCAGCCGATTTTATCTCTTGTGGAAAATGAAACCATTGGATATGAAATACTGAATCGTCCTGAGATCACATCCTTGTTTCCATCAACAGAAAAATTTTATGATTATGTGGGTCAAAGTGATAACGTCTTTATGGTCGAAGCCTTTTTGCGCAATCTATCACTTGAGAGATATTCGGAGCAGTTAGAGCATTCGCAAGAGTATAAAAATCGGTTGGTTTTTCTTAATATTCAACCACAAGTACTAACAGATTCGGCGTATCGAAGTGGAAAAACGTTGGAGCTATTAGATAAATTTAATCTTTCTCCTAGCCAAGTTGTATTAGAAATGACGGAAAAAGAAGCTGTGATTGATTATAATCGATTTGAAAAAATAATAGAGAATTATCGTCTACAGGGATTTAGAGTTGCCGTGGATGATGCTGGAACCGGTTATAATAGTCTCAAAACGCTTGCATATTTAAAACCTGAATTCATCAAGATTGATAAATCGCTGATCCGTAATATTAACATTCAACCAGCTCAACAACAGTTAGTCGAACTTCTGGTCGAGTTTGCACTGCAATCCAAAACCGACGTTATTGCAGAAGGCATTGAAACATTGTCAGAATTGGAGTTTATTCAAAAACTTGGCGTTCATTTTGGACAAGGTTATGCATTAGGAAAACCGAATCCTCTATTAAAAAATGGAATAGTACCCTTAACTCAATCACCGATTGTCACACCTGCAAATTTATATCGAGCTAAATGA
- a CDS encoding kinase, with amino-acid sequence MEDYILTLLNEIPPVEKGKRVVLGIDGLSRSGKTTFVKKVQHYLQEKNIPVCIFHIDDYIVEKKRRYDTDYEEWYEYYHLQWDTEWLKENLFNKLKTSEELNLLTYDNQSDTHNIQVVRLPETCLIIVEGVFLQRNEWRSFYDYLVYLDCPREIRYNRESDVTQSNIEKFRNRYWKAEEYYLDTESPKKQADLVFQN; translated from the coding sequence ATGGAAGATTACATACTTACTCTATTAAATGAAATTCCACCCGTTGAAAAAGGTAAAAGAGTCGTTCTTGGAATAGACGGTTTAAGCCGTTCTGGGAAAACAACCTTTGTAAAAAAAGTTCAACACTATCTTCAAGAAAAAAATATCCCAGTCTGCATTTTCCATATAGATGACTACATTGTGGAGAAAAAAAGGCGTTACGATACCGATTATGAAGAGTGGTATGAGTACTACCATTTACAATGGGATACCGAGTGGTTAAAAGAGAATTTGTTCAACAAACTAAAAACGTCTGAAGAACTAAACTTGCTAACCTATGATAATCAATCTGATACACACAATATACAAGTAGTTAGATTACCTGAAACTTGTCTAATTATCGTTGAAGGAGTATTTCTACAACGAAATGAGTGGCGAAGTTTCTACGATTATTTAGTTTATTTGGATTGTCCGAGAGAAATAAGATATAACCGTGAAAGTGATGTGACACAAAGTAATATCGAGAAATTTAGAAATAGATACTGGAAAGCAGAAGAGTATTATTTGGATACAGAATCTCCAAAGAAGCAAGCAGACCTAGTATTTCAAAATTAA
- a CDS encoding NUDIX domain-containing protein — protein sequence MDVEIGRIILRDRASVILVENNKVGLIKRIRNGSIYYVFPGGGIEEGEHPETAAKRVAFEELGVIVNVSKCIAKVDCNGTQYFFLAEILDGIFGTGQGEEYTDNNRDRGTYLPVWVEIEKLSYIDVKPKEVAITVQSIFN from the coding sequence ATGGATGTAGAAATAGGGAGGATAATTTTGAGAGACAGAGCTTCGGTTATTCTTGTAGAAAATAATAAGGTTGGTCTGATTAAACGAATTAGGAACGGTTCAATTTACTATGTTTTTCCTGGAGGCGGAATTGAAGAAGGTGAACATCCTGAAACAGCTGCAAAAAGAGTGGCCTTTGAGGAGTTAGGTGTAATAGTAAACGTTAGTAAGTGCATTGCAAAGGTGGACTGTAACGGTACACAATACTTTTTCTTAGCTGAAATACTCGATGGGATTTTTGGTACTGGACAAGGAGAAGAATACACTGATAATAATCGAGATAGAGGTACATATTTGCCAGTATGGGTTGAAATAGAAAAATTATCATACATTGACGTTAAGCCTAAAGAAGTTGCTATCACAGTACAATCAATTTTCAACTAA
- a CDS encoding 2'-5' RNA ligase family protein — translation MQYFIGIVPSDEYKMKLIDFQHKWKNNLITNFVEPHITLKAQGGLTPDEEWLSRVRKVCNNFQPFQITLDKPMFFGEDILYLSANSHELYKLHKTIVREISPSNELIKQYFELDDFVPHMTLGKTNYGLTKIELIDMKDLAEQELSPYPTFDVKFVRVYQEVETNKYIKYIDIPLNGLN, via the coding sequence TTGCAATATTTTATTGGGATTGTACCTTCAGATGAATACAAAATGAAACTAATAGATTTTCAGCATAAGTGGAAAAATAATCTGATTACAAATTTTGTGGAACCACATATAACTCTAAAAGCACAAGGTGGATTAACCCCAGATGAAGAGTGGCTAAGTAGAGTTAGAAAAGTATGTAATAACTTTCAACCCTTTCAAATTACACTTGATAAACCAATGTTCTTTGGTGAAGACATTCTTTATTTAAGTGCAAATTCCCATGAATTATATAAACTACATAAAACTATAGTTCGAGAAATTTCTCCTTCCAACGAATTAATTAAACAGTATTTTGAGCTGGACGATTTTGTACCACATATGACTTTGGGGAAAACAAATTATGGTTTAACAAAAATAGAACTTATAGATATGAAAGACTTAGCAGAACAAGAACTTAGTCCTTATCCAACTTTTGATGTTAAATTTGTAAGGGTTTATCAAGAGGTTGAAACAAATAAATATATAAAGTATATAGATATCCCATTAAATGGATTGAACTAA
- a CDS encoding erythromycin esterase family protein, with protein MNSLEQSIKKYAIPFETQDDLTPIIEAIGEAKIVLLGEASHGTSEFYSIRAELSKRLIEEKGFTVIAVEGDWPSSQQVNRYIKGYLEEKEDVKDVLKAFNRWPTWMWANEEIADFITWLKRHNTKSGGGQNVGFYGIDVYSLWESLDEVITYLSKTDPESEDLELARKAFACFEPFNRHPETYAMSSVNISEACIDEVTKLLKSIRVHEDNYNDVQEADLNLKINAMVAQNAEEYYRAMVRSDDISWNVRDEHMVEVINEVMDYHGNNAKIIIWEHNTHIGDASATDMEAAGMVNVGQILRLQNRKENVFAVGFGTYKGTVIAADQWANPYEMMVVPPAMKKSWEYAMHAAGEFNKLLIFDDDNRHLFDEWIGHRAIGVVYNPEFEAYGNYVPSKMGSRYDAFIYLDETKALTPIEHDNP; from the coding sequence ATGAATTCCCTAGAGCAATCCATTAAAAAATATGCTATTCCTTTTGAAACACAAGATGATCTTACACCTATTATAGAAGCAATCGGCGAAGCGAAAATCGTTCTATTGGGAGAAGCAAGCCATGGTACTTCAGAGTTTTATTCGATTCGTGCTGAACTGTCAAAAAGGTTGATTGAGGAAAAAGGATTCACGGTTATTGCTGTTGAAGGTGATTGGCCATCTAGCCAACAAGTTAATCGTTATATTAAAGGGTATTTAGAAGAAAAAGAAGATGTAAAAGATGTGTTAAAGGCGTTCAACCGTTGGCCAACATGGATGTGGGCTAATGAGGAAATTGCTGACTTTATCACATGGCTCAAGAGACACAATACCAAAAGTGGAGGTGGCCAAAACGTAGGTTTTTACGGAATTGATGTCTACAGTTTGTGGGAATCATTGGACGAAGTAATCACTTATTTAAGCAAGACGGATCCGGAAAGTGAGGATCTGGAGCTGGCAAGGAAAGCGTTCGCGTGCTTTGAACCTTTTAATCGACATCCTGAAACGTATGCCATGTCTTCGGTAAATATATCGGAAGCATGTATCGATGAAGTGACTAAGCTACTAAAGTCTATACGCGTTCATGAAGATAACTATAATGATGTACAGGAAGCCGATTTGAACTTGAAAATCAATGCAATGGTTGCACAAAACGCTGAAGAATATTACCGGGCTATGGTTCGTAGTGATGACATCTCCTGGAATGTCCGTGATGAGCATATGGTTGAAGTGATAAACGAAGTCATGGATTATCATGGAAATAATGCAAAAATCATCATTTGGGAACACAACACTCATATCGGGGATGCTTCCGCAACGGATATGGAAGCGGCTGGCATGGTGAACGTGGGACAGATTCTCCGTCTACAGAACAGAAAAGAAAATGTCTTCGCTGTCGGGTTTGGCACATACAAGGGAACAGTGATCGCAGCTGACCAGTGGGCAAACCCATATGAAATGATGGTCGTGCCACCAGCTATGAAAAAATCATGGGAATACGCTATGCATGCAGCTGGTGAATTTAATAAGTTATTGATTTTTGATGATGACAATCGCCACCTGTTTGATGAATGGATTGGTCATCGGGCAATTGGCGTGGTTTATAATCCTGAGTTCGAAGCTTACGGGAATTATGTACCTTCAAAAATGGGAAGTCGCTACGACGCTTTCATTTATCTGGACGAAACCAAAGCCCTTACTCCAATTGAGCATGACAACCCATAA
- a CDS encoding AAA family ATPase → MIIMINGAFGVGKTTVSNELQKEIENSMIFDPEQIGTLLVKILPVDVMALEAKTGDFQDLELWKKLTVTVAEHLIAQYKVNLIVPMTIRKVEYFNYIFDGFKKIDEQTTHFCLTANQETIFNRLRERGEEEGNWCFQQTSKCLKAYKEHDFGDYINTENVPVHTIVQIIKEKLKTGEAVK, encoded by the coding sequence ATGATTATCATGATAAATGGAGCATTTGGAGTGGGGAAGACCACTGTTTCCAATGAACTACAGAAAGAAATCGAAAATAGTATGATTTTTGATCCGGAACAAATAGGTACTTTGTTAGTCAAAATTCTCCCAGTAGATGTTATGGCTCTTGAAGCAAAAACAGGAGATTTTCAGGATTTGGAGCTTTGGAAAAAATTAACCGTTACCGTTGCTGAGCACTTAATCGCACAGTATAAAGTGAACTTAATTGTTCCAATGACTATTCGGAAAGTAGAATATTTTAATTACATATTTGATGGATTTAAGAAGATTGATGAACAAACAACCCATTTTTGTTTAACAGCAAATCAGGAAACTATTTTCAATAGACTTAGGGAACGTGGGGAGGAAGAAGGAAATTGGTGTTTCCAACAAACATCGAAATGCCTGAAAGCATATAAAGAACATGATTTTGGGGATTACATCAACACGGAGAACGTCCCAGTACATACGATTGTTCAAATCATAAAGGAAAAACTAAAAACAGGAGAAGCTGTTAAATAG
- a CDS encoding GNAT family N-acetyltransferase has product MGHVTETNFDGGMTMDDSTYKILELTKPEQFERAFPLMKQLRLDLTIESFHDLLGQMTQDGYRLFALFAQNQIVALAGVSLRTNFYSGRHVYIYDLVTDDSKRSLGYGETLLEFIHEWAKENGAEYVALESGIQRTDAHRFYEDRMDYDKWCFSFRKKL; this is encoded by the coding sequence ATGGGACATGTGACGGAAACTAATTTTGACGGAGGAATGACGATGGATGATTCAACCTATAAAATCTTAGAACTAACCAAACCAGAACAATTCGAACGTGCATTTCCACTAATGAAACAGTTAAGATTGGATTTGACGATAGAGTCTTTTCATGATTTGCTCGGACAAATGACACAAGACGGATATCGACTTTTTGCCTTATTTGCTCAAAATCAAATCGTAGCTTTGGCAGGCGTGAGCTTGAGAACAAATTTTTATAGCGGCCGTCACGTTTATATTTATGATTTAGTTACGGACGACTCTAAACGTTCGCTTGGATATGGAGAAACATTGTTGGAGTTCATACATGAGTGGGCAAAAGAAAATGGTGCCGAATATGTAGCGCTGGAATCGGGAATCCAAAGAACCGATGCTCATAGGTTCTATGAAGACAGAATGGATTATGATAAATGGTGTTTTTCGTTCAGAAAAAAATTGTAA
- the tenA gene encoding thiaminase II, with translation MTFCEEVRKETDLYWQGSFDHPFVMGLVDGTLPLEKFAYYMMQDAYYLKHYTKVLAIAATKAETNEDIAFFLESARYINEAELELHRTVFKELGITEEMEAHFEPAPAAYNYVSHMYNAAHNGDVAEAFAAMFPCPWLYQEIGEKYKDAKPGVKAYEDWIAIYSAPGYKEKIEQQMQMMNRYAEANPNKRNVLKGHFAKSCYYEWKFWEMPWTLENWENEVKVYAY, from the coding sequence ATGACATTTTGTGAAGAAGTACGAAAAGAAACGGATCTTTATTGGCAAGGCAGTTTTGATCATCCCTTTGTAATGGGACTGGTGGACGGGACATTGCCACTTGAGAAATTTGCGTATTACATGATGCAGGACGCCTATTATTTAAAGCACTACACAAAAGTGCTGGCGATTGCCGCCACGAAGGCTGAAACGAATGAAGACATAGCATTCTTTTTAGAATCTGCTCGCTACATCAATGAAGCCGAGCTTGAGTTGCACCGAACTGTTTTCAAAGAGCTCGGTATTACGGAGGAAATGGAAGCACACTTTGAACCTGCTCCGGCTGCCTACAACTACGTATCGCATATGTACAATGCAGCTCATAACGGGGATGTGGCAGAAGCGTTTGCCGCCATGTTCCCTTGTCCATGGCTCTATCAGGAAATCGGGGAGAAGTATAAAGACGCTAAACCAGGTGTCAAAGCTTATGAAGATTGGATTGCCATATATAGTGCACCAGGTTACAAAGAAAAAATCGAGCAGCAAATGCAAATGATGAATCGATATGCAGAGGCAAATCCGAATAAGAGAAATGTGCTGAAAGGTCATTTTGCTAAGAGCTGCTATTACGAGTGGAAATTCTGGGAAATGCCTTGGACACTTGAGAACTGGGAAAACGAGGTGAAAGTCTATGCCTATTAA
- the thiM gene encoding hydroxyethylthiazole kinase produces the protein MPIKQIRQKKPLVHCMTNYVVANFTANGLLAIGASPVMADEISEVEEMVAISSALLINIGTINTRTKEAMLLAGKKANELGTPVVLDPVGVGATSFRKQAVRDLLEQVRFNLIRCNAGELAAIAGVSWQSKGVDSGEGDMDIADVAKQVAKDWNCIVAVTGASDYITDGNKEFWITGGHERMTAVTGTGCLLSAICTAALSLDGEVLLNLRNLLQAYKQISEQASSQAQLLGSFQTEVLNALHLFSKGEGK, from the coding sequence ATGCCTATTAAACAAATACGTCAAAAAAAGCCTCTCGTTCACTGCATGACAAACTATGTCGTGGCGAACTTTACCGCGAATGGGTTGCTAGCAATCGGTGCGTCACCGGTCATGGCGGATGAAATATCAGAAGTAGAAGAAATGGTTGCCATTTCCTCGGCCCTATTAATTAATATCGGCACAATCAATACACGAACGAAAGAAGCGATGCTTCTGGCTGGTAAAAAAGCGAATGAACTTGGTACACCAGTTGTTTTGGATCCAGTAGGCGTAGGAGCTACATCATTTCGCAAACAGGCAGTGAGGGATTTGCTGGAACAAGTTCGGTTTAATTTAATCAGATGTAATGCAGGTGAACTGGCTGCAATCGCAGGTGTTTCGTGGCAGTCAAAAGGAGTAGACAGTGGAGAAGGTGACATGGACATCGCGGACGTTGCCAAGCAAGTAGCAAAGGATTGGAATTGTATCGTAGCTGTGACTGGTGCTTCGGATTATATTACCGATGGAAACAAAGAATTTTGGATAACTGGCGGGCATGAACGAATGACAGCGGTAACCGGTACTGGGTGTTTGTTGAGTGCAATTTGCACGGCGGCTTTAAGTTTGGATGGAGAGGTCCTCCTAAACTTACGCAATCTCCTTCAAGCTTATAAACAAATATCCGAGCAAGCATCGTCTCAGGCACAACTTCTTGGTTCTTTCCAGACTGAAGTACTAAATGCTTTGCATCTCTTTTCCAAAGGTGAAGGAAAATGA